A DNA window from Theobroma cacao cultivar B97-61/B2 chromosome 5, Criollo_cocoa_genome_V2, whole genome shotgun sequence contains the following coding sequences:
- the LOC18598701 gene encoding peptidyl-tRNA hydrolase, mitochondrial, whose protein sequence is MITRRCFCSGAPRPWLFLGLGNPGDKYKGTRHNVGFEMIDKFAETQGVEMNTLHCKAIFGQGFVGDSAVLLAKPQTYMNLSGESTGPLAAYYKLPLNRVIVFHDDMDLPCGVLRLQNKGGHGSHNGLKSVIYHFRGNREFAQLRIGIGRPPGQMDPKAFLLQKFNASARERIDTALQEGVDALKLLLSKEFTESARRFNAEQKYKHIRLQTMST, encoded by the exons ATGATTACTAGGCGATGCTTTTGTAGCGGTGCTCCACGGCCATGGCTGTTTTTGGGTTTAGGTAACCCTGGCGATAAATATAAAGGAACTAGACACAAT GTGGGTTTCGAGATGATTGACAAATTTGCTGAAACTCAAGGGGTTGAAATGAATACCCTTCACTGCAAGGCTATCTTTGGACAAG GTTTTGTGGGTGATTCAGCTGTTCTCCTTGCTAAGCCTCAAACTTACATGAACTTGAGTGGTGAATCC ACTGGACCACTTGCAGCTTACTACAAGCTACCCCTTAATCGAGTGATTGTG TTTCATGATGACATGGACTTACCATGTGGAGTGCTTCGTCTTCAAAACAAAGGTGGTCATGGAAGCCATAATGG GTTGAAGAGTGTAATCTATCATTTTCGTGGGAACAGAGAGTTTGCACAGCTACGAATTG GTATTGGTAGGCCGCCTGGTCAAATGGATCCTAAGGCATTTTTGCTGCAAAAGTTTAATGCATCAGCTCGAGAACGA ATTGATACTGCTTTGCAAGAGGGAGTCGATGCACTGAAGCTTCTGTTATCAAAAGAGTTTACAGAAAGTGCAAGACGCTTCAACGCGGAACAAAAGTATAAGCATATAAGATTGCAAACGATGTCAACTTGA